The Falco peregrinus isolate bFalPer1 chromosome 1, bFalPer1.pri, whole genome shotgun sequence genome has a window encoding:
- the LOC101919371 gene encoding heparan sulfate glucosamine 3-O-sulfotransferase 1-like, whose amino-acid sequence MAFLLVSAYLLLTHAQGAPVEDGALLETLKSQVGLFSNKSEHYSAQVRPPGTSRQIPQTIIIGVRKGGTRALLEMLDIHPNIVVAATEVHFFDWDENYVKGIDWYRSLMPFSYGNQITIEKTPGYFTSPQAPGRIHDMNSSIKLLLILRDPTERVISDYTQVYYNRVESHKPVQLFEDIVIKNGALNTKYKAIQRSLYDVHMEKWLKHFSLDQIHIVDGNTLIKDPLPELQKVERFLNLPSRIMSSNFYFNQTKGFYCIRSDGRERCLHESKGRPHPLVNSTVLEQLYSYFREHNAKFYRMVNHSFDWH is encoded by the coding sequence ATGGCCTTCCTACTAGTGTCAGCTTATCTTCTGCTGACTCATGCTCAGGGTGCTCCTGTTGAGGATGGGGCACTGTTGGAAACACTGAAGTCACAAGTAGGATTATTCAGCAATAAAAGTGAACACTATTCGGCACAGGTGAGACCTCCTGGCACAAGCCGGCAAATACCTCAGACAATCATCATAGGAGTTCGTAAAGGAGGGACAAGGGCTTTACTGGAAATGTTGGATATTCATCCTAATATTGTGGTAGCAGCTACGGAAGTCCACTTCTTTGACTGGGATGAAAATTATGTGAAAGGAATAGACTGGTATAGAAGTCTGATGCCGTTTTCTTATGGAAATCAAATTACAATTGAGAAAACACCAGGCTATTTTACATCACCACAGGCTCCAGGAAGAATTCATGACATGAATAGCTCCATTAAACTGCTGCTTATTCTAAGGGATCCCACTGAGAGAGTTATATCTGACTATACCCAAGTATATTACAACAGAGTAGAAAGTCACAAGCCTGTTCAGCTTTTTGAAGATATTGTTATTAAGAATGGAGCACTTAATACCAAATACAAAGCTATTCAGAGAAGTCTATATGATGTTCATATGGAAAAGTGGCTTAAGCATTTCAGTTTGGATCAGATTCACATAGTGGATGGCAATACTTTAATCAAGGACCCTCTTCCTGAATTACAAAAAGTTGAAAGATTTCTAAATCTTCCTTCCCGAATTATGtcttctaatttttattttaaccaaaCCAAGGGATTCTACTGCATTAGAAGCGATGGAAGGGAGAGATGTTTACATGAATCCAAAGGGCGTCCCCATCCTCTTGTTAACAGCACTGTTTTAGAGCAACTGTATTCTTACTTCAGAGAGCACAATGCAAAATTTTACAGAATGGTTAATCATTCCTTTGACTGGCATTAA